Proteins from a genomic interval of Sphingopyxis sp. QXT-31:
- the dgcA gene encoding N-acetyl-D-Glu racemase DgcA has translation MRRSLTVAGETLPLHTPFRISRGTKTAAQVVTVALSEDGVTGRGECVPYPRYGEDEESTIAAIEAARDAIEHGISRQDLLALMPAGAARNAVDCALWDLELRLAGSDIAAALGLEKPLPPIVTAMTISLDAPDRMAAAAAALADAPLLKVKVDRSDPAAQIKAVRAAAPHAKVIVDPNESWTIAEVARLQDLLVELHIDLLEQPLPADADGDLAGFRSAIPIAGDEAVHVAADLDTLPDGYGVVNIKLDKTGGLTAALELAEAARTRGLGVMTGCMICSSLSIAPAWAIAAQSSFADLDGPLWLAEDRPGGVSAANGILSPPQPGFWGGI, from the coding sequence ATGCGCCGCTCCCTGACCGTCGCGGGTGAGACGCTGCCGCTGCACACGCCGTTCCGCATCTCGCGCGGCACGAAGACCGCGGCGCAGGTCGTCACCGTCGCGCTCAGCGAGGACGGGGTCACCGGCCGCGGCGAATGCGTCCCCTATCCGCGCTACGGCGAGGATGAAGAAAGCACGATCGCCGCGATCGAGGCGGCGCGCGATGCGATCGAGCATGGGATCAGCCGGCAGGATCTGCTCGCCCTAATGCCCGCGGGCGCAGCGCGCAACGCAGTCGACTGCGCGCTGTGGGACCTCGAACTGCGCCTCGCGGGGAGCGATATCGCCGCCGCGCTCGGCCTCGAAAAACCGCTGCCGCCGATCGTCACCGCGATGACGATCAGCCTCGACGCCCCCGATCGCATGGCGGCCGCCGCGGCAGCGCTCGCCGATGCGCCGCTGCTCAAGGTCAAGGTCGACCGCAGCGACCCCGCGGCGCAGATCAAAGCGGTCCGCGCGGCGGCGCCTCATGCCAAAGTCATCGTCGATCCCAACGAAAGCTGGACCATCGCCGAAGTCGCCCGCCTGCAGGATTTGCTCGTCGAGCTGCACATCGACCTGCTCGAACAGCCGCTGCCCGCCGACGCCGACGGGGACCTCGCCGGTTTCCGCTCTGCAATCCCGATCGCGGGCGACGAGGCGGTGCATGTTGCCGCCGATCTGGACACGCTGCCCGATGGTTATGGTGTGGTGAACATCAAGCTCGACAAGACCGGCGGACTGACGGCCGCACTCGAGCTGGCAGAGGCGGCGCGGACGCGCGGGCTCGGCGTGATGACCGGCTGCATGATCTGCTCGTCGCTCTCGATCGCCCCCGCCTGGGCGATTGCGGCGCAAAGCAGCTTCGCCGACCTTGACGGACCGCTCTGGCTTGCCGAGGATCGCCCGGGCGGGGTGAGCGCAGCGAACGGCATATTGTCGCCGCCGCAGCCCGGCTTCTGGGGTGGCATTTGA
- the dgcN gene encoding N-acetyltransferase DgcN produces MIETPYLLYLGHATDPADIKTSRGLAVFRPDISVGEFRHDDCPLTLNLPRMDFAAARAAGARTLVLGIANAGGKLGEPLILDALAALEAGLDIASGLHHRLNAEPRLVEAAARLGRQLHDVRDPRPDIPVGNGKKRAGKRLLTVGTDCSVGKMYTTLCLADALAKRGVAADFRATGQTGILVAGDGVPLDAVVADFISGAIEQVSPPRDDDGWDLIEGQGSLYHPSFAGVSMGLLHGAQPDALVLCHDPVRPHMRGLPHYPLPGIAQTIEANLNAARLTNDDVRVVGIALNTSAMPEAEARALCAKIEAEFELPTSDPYRFGVETILDRLLGTEAAAQNVAATA; encoded by the coding sequence ATGATCGAAACGCCCTATCTTCTCTACCTCGGCCACGCGACCGACCCCGCCGATATCAAGACCTCGCGCGGGCTCGCCGTCTTCCGCCCCGACATCAGCGTCGGCGAATTTCGCCACGACGATTGCCCGCTGACCTTGAACCTGCCGCGCATGGATTTCGCCGCGGCGCGCGCCGCCGGTGCCCGCACCCTCGTGCTCGGCATCGCCAACGCCGGCGGCAAGCTCGGCGAGCCGCTGATCCTCGATGCGCTCGCCGCGCTGGAGGCCGGGCTCGACATCGCATCGGGGCTGCACCACCGGCTGAACGCCGAACCGCGGCTGGTCGAGGCCGCCGCGCGGCTCGGCCGCCAGCTCCACGACGTGCGCGACCCGCGCCCCGACATCCCCGTCGGCAACGGCAAGAAGCGCGCCGGCAAGCGCCTGCTCACCGTGGGCACCGACTGTTCGGTGGGCAAGATGTACACGACGCTCTGCCTGGCGGACGCGCTCGCCAAGCGCGGCGTCGCCGCCGACTTCCGCGCCACCGGACAGACAGGCATCCTCGTCGCGGGCGACGGCGTGCCGCTCGACGCCGTGGTCGCCGACTTCATCTCGGGCGCGATCGAACAGGTGTCGCCGCCGCGCGATGACGACGGCTGGGACCTGATCGAGGGCCAGGGTTCGCTTTACCACCCCTCCTTCGCGGGCGTCTCGATGGGGCTGCTCCACGGCGCTCAGCCCGACGCGCTCGTGCTCTGCCACGATCCCGTGCGCCCGCATATGCGCGGCCTGCCGCATTATCCGCTCCCCGGCATCGCGCAGACGATCGAGGCCAATCTCAACGCCGCGCGGCTCACCAACGACGATGTCCGCGTCGTCGGCATCGCGCTCAACACCTCGGCGATGCCCGAGGCGGAGGCGCGCGCACTGTGCGCGAAGATCGAGGCCGAATTCGAGCTGCCGACCAGCGATCCCTATCGCTTCGGGGTCGAGACGATCCTCGACCGGCTGCTCGGCACCGAAGCCGCCGCGCAAAACGTCGCGGCCACCGCCTGA
- a CDS encoding LysR family transcriptional regulator gives MNLRQIEIFHAVFLHGTVSAAARSLNVSQPSVTKVLRHAERSIGLTLFERSKGRLIPTQDAHTLFAEVSDIQDRVRSLRQACQNLRHGRGGLLRISALPSLGLGAVPEAVSRFLADHDDIMFDLQTLHHDEMVRKLYEHETDIAISFEVPLSAPVAHQVIGEGELVVIYREEDMPGAPPRLHLDELRGHKFISPVQSGPIGRMLSSELSRLEVELDEVVSARTYYVAAALVNAGVGMAIVDNFTAHAALPPGLSSRPLQPAITFDINAVYLQNRPPSKTASAFLAVLATVLEGL, from the coding sequence ATGAACCTGCGCCAGATCGAAATCTTTCACGCGGTGTTCCTGCACGGCACGGTCAGCGCCGCGGCGCGCTCGCTCAACGTGTCGCAGCCGTCGGTGACCAAGGTGCTGCGCCACGCCGAGCGCTCGATCGGCCTCACCCTCTTCGAACGTTCGAAAGGCCGGCTGATCCCGACGCAGGACGCGCACACTTTGTTTGCCGAAGTCTCGGACATCCAGGACCGCGTGCGCTCGCTGCGCCAGGCGTGCCAGAACCTCCGCCACGGCCGCGGCGGGCTGCTGCGCATTTCGGCGCTCCCCTCGCTTGGCCTCGGTGCGGTGCCCGAGGCGGTGTCGCGCTTCCTTGCCGATCATGACGACATCATGTTCGACCTCCAGACGCTTCACCACGACGAGATGGTGCGCAAGCTCTACGAGCATGAAACCGACATCGCGATCAGCTTCGAGGTGCCGCTGTCGGCCCCCGTCGCGCATCAGGTGATCGGCGAGGGCGAGCTGGTCGTGATCTATCGCGAGGAGGATATGCCCGGCGCCCCGCCGCGGCTGCACCTCGACGAGCTGCGCGGGCACAAGTTCATCAGCCCGGTGCAGAGCGGCCCGATCGGGCGGATGCTGTCGAGCGAGCTCAGCCGGCTCGAGGTCGAACTCGACGAGGTGGTGTCGGCCCGCACCTATTATGTTGCCGCGGCGCTGGTGAACGCCGGGGTCGGCATGGCCATCGTCGACAATTTTACCGCGCACGCCGCTTTGCCCCCCGGCCTGTCGAGCCGGCCGCTCCAGCCCGCGATCACCTTCGACATCAACGCGGTCTATCTGCAGAACCGCCCGCCGTCGAAAACCGCCTCGGCCTTCCTCGCGGTGCTCGCGACGGTGCTCGAGGGGTTATAG
- a CDS encoding thiolase family protein, whose product MQRFAQKIFIAPGLRTPFGRGGGALADHDAISLSVPLVQAMAAKARPDLFVWGTVIPSLGWSNIGREIWLDAKLDPTVPAFSAVLACSTSMIAAFAAAGMLGGSAELALVGGAEVMSSPPIGLKPASSKRIVKLFRTDPPAAVAALQALTADDLTPVKGWANRITGRTMGDHMEETAQEWGIAREAQDDWALKSHQRAIAGWESGFFDDLVLPLPEIARDANPRADTSAEKLAALKPAFDTSGKGSLTAGNSSPITDGAASLWVATEAGLGKLPEGTPYAELVDHEIAAVDHHVDGLLMAPSFAIPRLLARHGLRYEDVTLWEIHEAFAAQVLANVAALEKPGWTHDHAGVDFDFGPFPWDRVNPNGGSVAIGHPFAATGARDLSQAVKELWDKPSGSCTIVSVCADGGHGTVSLLRRR is encoded by the coding sequence ATGCAGCGTTTTGCCCAGAAGATTTTCATCGCCCCCGGCCTCCGCACGCCTTTCGGGCGCGGCGGCGGCGCGCTTGCCGACCATGATGCGATCAGCCTGTCGGTCCCGCTGGTCCAGGCGATGGCCGCCAAGGCGCGCCCCGACCTGTTCGTTTGGGGCACGGTGATCCCCAGCCTCGGCTGGAGCAACATCGGTCGCGAAATCTGGCTCGATGCCAAGCTCGACCCGACCGTGCCCGCCTTTTCGGCGGTGCTCGCCTGTTCGACCAGCATGATCGCGGCCTTTGCCGCCGCCGGCATGCTCGGCGGCTCGGCCGAGCTCGCGCTCGTCGGCGGCGCCGAAGTGATGAGCAGCCCGCCGATCGGGCTCAAACCCGCCAGCTCGAAGCGCATCGTCAAGCTGTTCCGCACCGACCCGCCCGCCGCGGTCGCCGCGCTGCAGGCGCTGACCGCCGACGACCTGACGCCGGTCAAGGGTTGGGCGAACCGCATCACCGGCCGCACGATGGGCGACCATATGGAAGAGACCGCGCAGGAGTGGGGCATCGCCCGCGAAGCGCAGGACGATTGGGCGCTGAAGAGCCACCAGCGTGCGATCGCGGGGTGGGAAAGCGGCTTCTTCGACGACCTGGTGCTGCCGCTCCCAGAGATCGCGCGCGACGCCAACCCGCGCGCCGACACCTCGGCCGAGAAGCTCGCGGCGCTGAAGCCGGCTTTCGACACGTCGGGCAAGGGCTCGCTCACCGCGGGCAACAGCTCGCCGATCACCGACGGCGCCGCGTCGCTATGGGTCGCAACCGAGGCAGGGCTCGGCAAGCTGCCCGAGGGCACGCCTTATGCCGAGCTGGTCGATCACGAGATTGCCGCGGTCGATCATCATGTCGACGGACTGCTGATGGCGCCGAGCTTCGCGATCCCGCGGCTGCTCGCGCGGCACGGGCTGCGTTACGAGGATGTCACGCTGTGGGAAATCCACGAGGCCTTCGCCGCGCAGGTGCTCGCCAATGTCGCCGCGCTCGAAAAGCCGGGCTGGACGCATGATCATGCGGGCGTCGACTTCGATTTCGGCCCTTTCCCTTGGGACCGCGTCAATCCCAATGGCGGCTCGGTCGCGATCGGCCACCCGTTTGCGGCGACCGGCGCGCGCGACCTCAGCCAGGCGGTGAAGGAGCTCTGGGACAAGCCCTCGGGCTCGTGCACGATCGTCAGCGTCTGCGCCGACGGCGGCCATGGCACGGTCTCGCTGCTGCGCCGCCGCTGA
- a CDS encoding shikimate kinase, translating to MTGNPKSPAGSTSGPAAADIRARPIVLVGLMGSGKSTVGRRLAQRLGMRFVDADDEIERAAGMNISEIFARFGEGHFRDGERRVIARLLTGKPLVLATGGGAFMNDETRALIKDASLSIWLDADIPTLVERVARRSHRPLLKGRDPGEVLRDLAAVRNPVYAEAHIRVSSASSPHEHTVRAIMEALSTWNA from the coding sequence ATGACGGGAAACCCGAAAAGCCCGGCCGGATCGACATCCGGGCCCGCAGCCGCCGATATCCGCGCGCGGCCGATCGTGCTCGTCGGGCTGATGGGATCGGGCAAGTCGACCGTCGGCCGCCGCCTTGCGCAGCGGCTCGGCATGCGCTTCGTCGACGCCGACGACGAGATCGAGCGCGCCGCGGGCATGAACATCTCGGAGATTTTCGCGCGCTTCGGCGAGGGGCATTTCCGCGACGGCGAGCGCCGCGTGATCGCGCGGCTGCTCACCGGCAAGCCGCTCGTGCTCGCGACCGGCGGCGGCGCCTTCATGAACGACGAGACGCGCGCGCTGATCAAGGACGCCAGCCTGTCGATCTGGCTCGACGCCGACATCCCGACGCTCGTCGAGCGCGTCGCGCGCCGGAGCCACCGCCCGCTGCTCAAGGGCCGCGACCCCGGCGAAGTGCTCCGCGACCTCGCCGCGGTGCGCAACCCCGTCTATGCCGAGGCGCATATCCGCGTCAGCTCGGCGTCGAGCCCGCACGAACATACGGTGCGCGCCATCATGGAGGCTCTCTCGACATGGAACGCCTGA
- a CDS encoding N-acyl-D-amino-acid deacylase family protein encodes MPLAPLRLVRTMALLPAGAALLSISGASAKADEAVDVIIRGGTIYDGGEGAPFVGDVAIRGERIVHVGPPGGFTAPRIIDAKGMIVAPGFVDPHTHADGFLRSPDKAMRVNAAWLAQGVSTVMIGVDGSGTPDVAADAAKLEASGIGTNVVSFVGFGPVRQRVLGQDARAPDAAELDRMKALVAKGMCEGAVGLSTGLFYAPQSFARTGEVVAVAREAATRGGIYDTHQRDESSYSIGLLGSVQEVIDIGKQAGMPVHFAHLKALGVDVHGQAGAVIAAIEKARAEGVDVTADQYPWLASGSNLDASLLPRWAVDGGGKALLKRLDDPATLTKIRGEMAENLRRRGGAKALLLISAGYPWTGQTLEKVAATWKLDSRDAALRIIRASVEAKARGESGGGTSVASFNMAQADVDLLMKQPWMVTASDGSDGHPRMFATFPEKYVRYVRERKVIDLATFIRQSTGRTADIYKLDRRGYLRAGYFADVLVFDPEGYAPRADYVRPRELSVGVDKLFVNGQLAVDGSRTTGVAAGRALLRPRPPGCGERG; translated from the coding sequence ATGCCGCTTGCCCCGCTTCGCCTCGTGCGCACCATGGCTCTGCTTCCTGCTGGAGCGGCTCTGCTCTCGATATCGGGGGCCTCCGCCAAGGCCGACGAAGCGGTCGATGTCATCATCCGCGGCGGCACGATCTACGACGGCGGCGAGGGTGCGCCTTTCGTCGGCGACGTCGCGATTCGCGGCGAGCGGATCGTCCATGTCGGTCCGCCGGGCGGCTTTACCGCACCGCGTATCATCGACGCGAAGGGGATGATCGTCGCGCCGGGCTTCGTCGATCCGCACACCCATGCCGACGGCTTTCTGCGCTCGCCCGACAAGGCGATGCGCGTCAACGCCGCCTGGCTCGCCCAGGGGGTGAGCACGGTGATGATCGGAGTCGACGGGTCGGGCACGCCCGACGTCGCCGCCGACGCCGCGAAGCTCGAGGCGTCGGGCATCGGCACCAATGTCGTGTCGTTCGTCGGCTTCGGGCCGGTGCGCCAGCGCGTGCTGGGGCAGGATGCGCGCGCGCCCGACGCGGCCGAGCTCGACCGGATGAAGGCGCTGGTCGCGAAGGGCATGTGCGAGGGCGCGGTCGGCCTGTCGACCGGGCTCTTCTATGCGCCGCAGAGCTTCGCGAGGACGGGCGAGGTCGTGGCGGTAGCGCGCGAGGCGGCGACCCGCGGCGGCATCTACGACACGCACCAGCGCGACGAATCGAGCTACAGCATCGGGCTGCTCGGATCGGTGCAGGAGGTCATCGACATCGGCAAGCAGGCGGGCATGCCGGTCCATTTCGCGCATCTGAAGGCACTCGGCGTCGACGTCCACGGCCAGGCGGGCGCGGTGATCGCGGCGATCGAGAAGGCGCGCGCGGAAGGGGTCGACGTCACCGCCGACCAATATCCCTGGCTCGCGTCGGGATCGAACCTCGACGCCTCGCTGCTGCCGCGCTGGGCGGTCGACGGCGGCGGCAAGGCGCTGCTGAAGCGGCTGGACGATCCCGCGACGCTGACGAAGATTCGCGGCGAGATGGCGGAAAATCTGCGCCGGCGCGGCGGGGCGAAGGCGTTGCTCCTGATCTCCGCGGGCTATCCCTGGACCGGGCAGACGCTCGAAAAGGTCGCCGCGACGTGGAAGCTCGACAGCCGCGACGCGGCGCTGCGCATCATCCGCGCGAGCGTCGAGGCGAAGGCGCGCGGCGAAAGCGGCGGCGGTACGTCGGTCGCGTCGTTCAACATGGCGCAGGCCGACGTCGACCTGCTGATGAAACAGCCGTGGATGGTGACCGCGTCCGACGGCTCCGACGGGCACCCGCGCATGTTCGCGACCTTTCCCGAAAAATATGTGCGTTATGTGCGTGAGCGGAAGGTCATCGATCTTGCCACGTTCATACGCCAGTCGACCGGGCGCACCGCCGACATCTACAAGCTCGATCGGCGCGGCTATCTGCGCGCGGGCTATTTCGCCGATGTGCTGGTGTTCGACCCCGAGGGCTATGCGCCGCGCGCCGATTATGTGCGCCCGCGCGAGCTGAGCGTCGGGGTCGACAAATTGTTCGTCAACGGCCAGCTGGCGGTCGACGGCTCGCGCACGACCGGCGTCGCCGCCGGCCGCGCGCTGCTGCGGCCCCGCCCGCCGGGCTGCGGCGAACGGGGCTGA
- the aroB gene encoding 3-dehydroquinate synthase, translating into MERLTVDLGSRSYPILIGDGLLDEIGTHVAPLLKRPRTMIVTDEHVAPHYLAAVEASLAAAGIAHSALVLPAGEGTKGWDGLARLTEWLIGEGVERSDHVIALGGGVTGDLVGFACSIVKRGCAFVQVPTTLLAQVDSSVGGKTAINVPAGKNLIGAFHQPALVLIDPTTLATLPRRELGAGYAEVVKYGLIDDAAFFAWCEAHGAALLAGDSAARHRAIAHSVAAKARIVAADERETQDVRALLNLGHSFGHALEAETGYSDRLLHGEAVAAGMVLAHEFSAANGLCPPEEAARVRDHLASVDLPHSLASAGINTGGAELAAHMAHDKKVRAGKLPLILTRGIGQSFVTDEYGLDKVAAFLDGARS; encoded by the coding sequence ATGGAACGCCTGACCGTCGACCTCGGCAGCCGCAGCTATCCCATATTGATCGGTGACGGCCTGCTCGACGAGATCGGCACGCATGTCGCGCCGCTGCTGAAGCGCCCGCGCACGATGATCGTCACCGACGAGCATGTCGCGCCGCATTATCTCGCCGCGGTCGAGGCCTCACTGGCCGCCGCGGGCATCGCGCACAGCGCGCTCGTCCTACCCGCAGGCGAAGGCACCAAAGGCTGGGACGGCCTCGCGCGCCTCACTGAGTGGTTGATCGGCGAAGGCGTTGAGCGCAGCGACCATGTCATCGCGCTCGGCGGCGGCGTGACCGGCGACCTCGTCGGTTTCGCGTGCAGCATCGTCAAGCGCGGCTGCGCCTTCGTCCAGGTACCAACCACCCTGCTCGCGCAGGTCGACAGCAGCGTCGGCGGCAAGACCGCGATCAACGTGCCCGCGGGCAAGAATTTGATCGGCGCCTTCCACCAACCCGCGCTCGTGCTGATTGACCCGACCACCCTCGCCACCCTGCCGCGCCGCGAGCTCGGTGCGGGCTATGCCGAGGTCGTCAAATATGGCCTGATCGACGATGCGGCCTTCTTCGCCTGGTGCGAGGCCCATGGCGCCGCGCTGCTCGCAGGCGACAGCGCAGCGCGCCACAGGGCGATCGCGCATAGCGTCGCGGCGAAAGCGCGCATCGTCGCCGCCGACGAGCGCGAGACGCAGGACGTGCGCGCGCTCCTCAACCTCGGCCACAGCTTCGGCCACGCGCTCGAGGCCGAAACCGGCTATTCGGACCGCCTCCTCCACGGCGAGGCCGTCGCCGCGGGCATGGTCCTCGCGCATGAATTTTCAGCCGCCAACGGCCTTTGCCCGCCCGAAGAGGCTGCGCGCGTCCGCGACCATCTCGCGAGCGTCGATCTCCCCCACAGCCTTGCCAGCGCGGGCATCAACACCGGCGGCGCCGAACTCGCAGCCCACATGGCGCACGACAAGAAGGTCCGCGCGGGCAAGCTGCCGCTGATCCTGACGCGCGGCATCGGGCAAAGCTTCGTGACCGACGAATATGGGCTGGATAAGGTCGCGGCGTTTCTCGACGGCGCGCGCAGCTAA